Sequence from the Helianthus annuus cultivar XRQ/B chromosome 13, HanXRQr2.0-SUNRISE, whole genome shotgun sequence genome:
tcgctgctgttgtaactctTTCATCCTCTTCAGATTGGGCCTTGAACATGAATATCCCGTCTTCATTGTCAGCCGAATACCCTGAGAGgataggctgtgaagaggtgccttcgtccCTTTGTGAGCTGGATAACTGACGGTaggcgtcggaaggtccttgatcgctcatactgtaactaacaaatagtcaaataacacacaacaataatatacagatatgcacaaaatcccatagattatttcctaacatattgaataaattttggtgtcagcagaacacttctgtggctgaatcagtggcttagctctgatactaCCTTCTGTCGTAACTCCCATCCCCTaattacccgggaacgggcggccgcgaccagttttggtggtatcagtgtttatcattttggcagcggaatttacatcaggaccgtagttaggaaatattttatcagagtaaaatacaacgcttttataatattaaacatatgggaaaatcccaagtttccagtacacacattttcatagggataaaccctattttatttaaataaaacatctctttatttaggtaactttaatagccacttttccaagccttcagtgctgtccagctggcttctatttggctttcacattttgttacctgaaacgcgtttaaaaacattttgtaagtgggaaatactggtgagtgaatcccagtttaatcaagacaggtaaaaccgttttacagtattgagggcggtcgcgcaattagatttgtttccatctactttaattaccacccacggtactgtcaacccgacttgtggtcatgttactactcacagtgtagtaacaaattttgtatacaaaaccccaacataccgatgataattgtagaatacaaatactcaatcactgtttagtataatgtaaaacatttgagaatttataaaaacagtttgcaaaaaggtttacaaaaaaggagattactcacatagCTATCTTAGGGTTTTTCTTTAGGATTTCCtagtgattatctattaattatacaaatgcacacgcgttagtataataacccaatatttacattaataataccctccccgagacagaattccaacgactacgtcgggcagaaccacgacagccgttacggaaccctagatcaatcgggcagcgtatctaatacgtaaccgggggttatgatacttacaacgaggcagggcTTCGCTAATTAAGGGGTATTATGCCCGATACTACTTCAAATATTCAGAAATTTAGAGAGAAATTTGATTGCGGGACTAATTGTGAACTGAGGCCGACGACCTCTATATATAGTGCCTGATTTCGAGTTTGTCGAGCCCCGCGAAGACCACACCAAGGTCTTACGTGGCCCACGACATGGGGTTGTAGGGCCTAGCTATGACCAGTCAGCACTATAGGCTCGACACACAGCCCGACACGTGGCAGCACCAGGTGCAACCTGATCACCtatctgtcgcgccccgcgtaagagacCCTAatggtctacgcggcccgcgagcaccactaatttcttgttttttttaatttttaattatataaggtATTTTGGGCCCGGTTTTCGCATACGGgatgtattttaggacgtataggagTACTCTAAACATATTAGGAGTGTCGGAAATaatttttggagggttgttataatatGTGACATTCTCAATGTTGCATTGTTCATAAGtgtcgaataataataatatgcgACACTTTAGTATGTCCATAAATAGCTTGATttgtcagtttgactttttggaTACATTCTCACCTTTAAGTGTGTGTTAGTATATTTGAATCTTAGGGTTTTGTAATAAATTGTGGGGGGACTATTGTAAACCTTGGGGGGGGGGACTATTGTAAACCTTGTAGTCTATTATCTATTGAAGTTATGAGTATCGTGTGATTGTATTCCTCGTCTTCTTACACATTTAGGGTTCTGACATCAATCTGATGAGGTTTAAGATCTTAATTAGTGTTTAGATTATCACTAGCAGAATCGACCTACGAATTTGGGACTTACAAGTTGTGCCAGAGATATCGTTTCAAAtatcaactcgttgtcaaaatattCGTAGTATAATTACTCCAAGGTTAACCATAAGCGTTTTGTGGTTCTGCTTAGCTTTGAGAAGCATTATTTTAAGGCTAACATTCCAGCTTTCAATATATATCTTTTACATCAATCTACTTATTTGAAATACATCTTAGACCATTCTTTGTATAATAACATATTTCTTGAGGGAGTCTTAACACAATTCAAGGACCTATTTTGCTAATTGATCACATATATGTAGGGCTTTATACGAACCGAAGGAAGCCCTATTCATGTTTGTTCGATTAACATTGAGCATGTTCATGAATGATTCCTGTCGAAAACGATGGACCTATCGCCTTCTCTGTATGTGGGATGCGACTCCCCCGTGTACGCGTATTGCTCGTCATGTGCGGCACGACGGGGGCTCAGTCGGCCTTGAACGGGAGTCCTCTAGCACATATGATCATTGTACGTCTTTTCACGTTTCCATGTGTTGGTTCTTGTCTCTCGTGACATCATAGTAAGAGTCATCATGTTAGTGCTAGTCTCCTCCTGTACGTGCACGATCACGTGGCGGGGAGGCGTAGTCTAGCACCCTTGGACTTACTTAAATTTGAGGCGTCTGTTGTGTGGCAGTTGGCGTTTGGGCACATAATTGTGCGCATACCGCATTCAGCGCAACTTGAGATAAACCACGAAGCAGGAGTCTCCCCTTCTGGTAATAGCGACGCGATTTGAGCGGAGGGCCCCCATGCTGGTTTATCGGAGTTTGCTGTTATGCGCCACACGCAGCACTGCCTTGCGCATGTGTAACCCCACCCTCAGTAAAGATGCCCTCAGTGTACTCGTCAGCATACGGGGTTTGGACGTGCGCGTTGTCCGTACCCGGAGCCTGCTGAGAGCTTGACCCGAAGTGCAAAAAAGGAGCTCCTTGATCAGCTATCGTGGCGTGTCAaggaaagaagaaagaaaaagatgaaTAGTAGTAAAAATCGGTGgacgccaatgaagaaacaccaaGTTAACCCGAGCGTTTAACTTGTGGGATTAGTCTCGTTCACATAGATTAATCTTCTTTTTTTCCTCGCCTAACAATTGTTCGAACTGAATCTAGTCTTGCAAAACACCACCACACCGTAAGCTCGTTACAAGGAGGAGAAGTtggggggttctccttgtaaGCACCTTTCGGTGTGAGAATAAGAAATTGTTTTGAGGATAATAAGTGTGTGTATTAAGTGAGATAGTAAGAGAACGATCCTTAAACCTGAGGTTGAACttctctatttatagccaaaaGGGAAAAGCCAACTGGGCCTTAGCCAGCTGTCATTTTCGGAGAGTATCCGTTGGGTCTCCTCTAGCAGGGCAAAATCATTAACCAGGATTAGGGCTGACGTGGCATGGTGTTACTCATTCCACCTCAGCACCTCTTAGTACTTCTTTCAGGTTGTCGCTAGTCGTCCTTTGAGGATCATGCGACAGGGATTGAGGACCGATGGTTGGTGCCACGTGTCGTCATTTTGTACTAGCTGTCTTATGTACTATCCCTGTCATTGTCAGAAATAATCCATGTGTCCCGCTAGGTTTGTCTACCAATGTTCATATTCTGCCTTGATGACGTTGCTTCTATGGTATGGTCACTCATGTGCGTGTTCACACATGCTATTTAGTACCATACCCATTCTGTTAATAAAATAAACATTAATAATTAACATAAATAATCAAGAATATTAAAAACCTTTAATGACTAAGCATAACTAAACAACTAACCAAGATCAGATGTATACGAACATATTAccaaacattcacaaacacagtCCGTATTCatattcatttatttaattaagagtaaattatcaaaatcgtccctgaggctTGGttatgtttgtcattttcatccaaaaccaACTTTTTTATAcaatatagtccttcacttttgggattttttgacATTTTTATCCAAACAtttaatttgctttattttttatatcaaacatttggatgaaaatgaccaAAAAatcccaaacctcagggacgattttggcaaaaaagtAAGACGTTTGGAAGAAAATGACAAGAAATCTCAAAAGTGAAGGGTAATATgatacaaaaaagttgttttatatgaaaatgacaaatatacctaaatgatagatgattttggcaatttactctttaattaattaatcgaatgttaattctttgttggtgGTCATATATGACCAATCTTAACTTCTTGTATGTGCAATTTTACTATAGTAGAGGGTAGCAACATGAAACTATTTACTCCAGATCTAGTGCCGTATATAAAACCCCCAAAAGATTCACACCTAGGGTTTCATACTCTCATATCCTCACTCACTATCTACAACTATTCATCTCTCTGTTATCTCATTATCTCAAAGGTAAATCGCTTTTACGAATTCATTATCACTTTCCTTAATCGATTACTGACTACTATGAGCTGCAATTGTGCGATTGCTCGATTGATACACCAATTGTttgcgatttttgaaaaaaaggCGATATTTAGGGTTTGATAGCTGTTTATTCACGGTTTTTGTTGGTGATTTGTGGCAGATGAATGTGGAAAAGCTGATGAAGATGGCCGGTGCTGTTCGCACCGGTGGGAAGGGTAGTGTGAGAAGGTCTGTTTTTCAATTTACTATGATTTGATTTTtctgttgttgttgtaaaatagaATAGTTAGATGAAGCAGTTTTGAGTGTTTGATGGTTTGTCTTGTTTAAGGATTCAGGAGAtaagtagtaataataatagtaaatatGATCAGATAAGTACTTAAAACTGTTATTTGACTAATTCACTCACACATATGTGGATAATCGTAAGCGCAGTGGTTTGTTACCTAAGCAGTCAACAGCGGTGCTATAGCGGTTAGCGGACCTCAGGGTGTGTAGCGGTCCAAATAGCGGTGGCCTATAGTGGTTCCGCTATTAGCGGTGCTAAATACCGCTATTTGGAAACCTATATAGCGGTTATAGCGGTAACGCAGTAGAATGAGGCAACATAGTAACACAGGTAGGTGTTTGATTGTGTTTATTCTTaatttaaatacttcaaagttACTATTAGTGTTTTTCAAAGGTAATGGAATGATATTACTATGaattttgatattactattaatatttttcaaggatatatttatatatatgagtaaattactttttgagtccctgtgttttagtggttttaaccacttgagtccaaaatcaaaaagtttaacgcactgagtccctagccatttattttataacgttttgagtccaattttgttcattttataacggtttgagtccaattttgtaaaaaaattggactcaaaaggttaaaatttggactcaaatggttataaaaaaagcgtctagggactcagggcgttaaacattttgattttggactcaaatggttagaaacactaaaacacaaggactcaaaaagtaatttactctatatatatatacacataaattATGCATGGTATAAAAATTACCGCTATACCACCGCTATAACCTATATATCATATAGCAGACCTTGACCGCTATTCGATTTTGGACCGCTATAACTGCATAGTTTGTAACATATCAAAATGCTGAACTGCTTCTGTTCTTGGTTTGAAAAGATTCCTGAGACGTGCTTAATGCGCGAGGCGTTGAGGAAAATGCGTTAGGGGAATGAAGGCGTGCCTTATGTAGTTCTGGGTCAAATTTGGCCAAAATTACGGTTCGTAGAAGGTTTGCATGTAAAAATAATAGAAGGGATTCAGAAAGTATGAAAGGTTTACTTGATAAATAGGTTCTTAATAAAGCTTATATGTTTGTACTTGGATGTGCCACTCGAGCCTAGGCTTTTGGGACCAAAACGCCGAGACCAAGCTTTTCTGTCTTTATAGTATAACGGTAAGTAGTCTTAAGAAACAAGCAAGACTGTCCTTTATGAAGTACAAGAGCGCCCTTTGTTAGTATCTCAACATCCGATTTAGATGCATGTTATTGGAAGAAAAAAATTGATTACAACTAAAGtgtgatggtttgaactttgaagtaGAAAAGTTAGATTGATTTGAAATGATTACATAAGAAGTTCTTGAAAGCGCGAGATCAGAAATTAACATATCTTTAACTAATGCAATTTGAAAGTCTTGCCTGGTGCTGATAATTTATTAAATCAAACATCTTTCGAATGCGTATGTATTCTTGTTTATATGTTCATTTGATCTAAATTGTTGTTTGCAGAAAGAAGAAGGCTGTACATAAAGCGACCACCACAGATGACAAGAGGCTGCAAAGCACTTTGAAGAGAATCGGAGTAAACACAATACCAGCAATTGAGGAAGTTAATATCTTTAAGGATGAAACTGTCATCCAGTTCCAAAACCCCAAAGGTACTTTCTTTCCGTGCTATTTAAGGGTGTTTGGTTTAAGGGTATGTGATTGTGTTCGAGTATCTCTGGTTTATAAGCGTATGGGTTTGATACCCATAAACTTGGGTATCCTACTATCCTTCTcaagtaggggtgttcatcgaatcgaatatcgaattttcgaattattcgaatcgaattatttgaataaattttatttttccttgaattcgtatttgattcgaattcgattaaaatctaccaaattcgattcgaattcgtattcgaataaaaaacccaattcgtatttgattcgtattcgattaaaaattcgaattcgaataaattcgatttgattttagattctttaaaaacatgtaaaaaactatcaaaatgaaacataaatttcaaaGCAACCATAAAGCACGATATCATATTAAAACAGTTCCAAATAAAGTATCATAaatctaaaattcaaaacgagaagtcaggaataaccactccacattacaagttaatatttttagggttagaaatctattgatagatttggAAATAATTATAGTATAGCCTAATAAAAGTTATAAATgtcttatatataaaaataataaataaaaatatataatttttattccaatttcgaatcgaatcgaatttgaaattgtaaattcgtattcgatttacttgacttgAATTGactcgaattcgaattcttataatcgaaatgaattcttgataatcgaatcgaatttaaacgaatttcgaatttttcgtattcgaaacgaattctgaacacccctattCTCAAGTTCTCATCCACCTAAAGAGTTTTCTTTTACAAATTCGCCTCTCTTTTCATCTGCTATCAAACTCATACACAATTACACACAGTGTTTTCTAGGGGTGTTCAACGAATCGAATAACGAATTTTCGAACTATTCGAATCTATTTTTTgagtttatatttttttatatgaaTTTGTATTCGAATTCAattaaaatatgatatatttgATTAGAAATCGTATTTGAATTTTATGTCCAATTCGAAACTCGATTTGATTTGTATTAgaaattcgaataaattcgatttagcTCAATTTTACTTTAATCAGTAAAtgatttttacttttatttttaaagcTACTACAAATTATTTATAAGGGCTTTTAAAGTTAAACCCAAATCTAGAAGGTTTTATCcacatgtgtgtgtatatatataatattcatgtatatatatagagttaattgccctgatggtccctgtggtttcacgtttagtccccaccttttgaaaatagcaggcatgctccctatggtttgtcattttgttactcggatagtcccctgacatttactctggggactatccgagtaacaaaatgacaaaccatagggagcatacctgctatttccaaactaactgacatctactcaggggactattcgagtaacaaaataacaaaccatagggagcatacccgCTGTTTTcaaaacgtgaaaaaacgtgaaaaacgtgaaaccatagggaccatccagGAAAttaactcatatatatatatatatatatatatatatatatatatatatatatatatatattcataattGTAATTCGAATTCCGAATCGAATTGAATttcataaattcgtattcgattactTGAATTCGAATCGAATCAAACTCGAATTTTTTAAAACTGTTTACGAAGCTTGATAACCGAattcgaattgaatcgaattttgAATTTCTTGAATCCTAATCGATTACTGAACATCCCTAGTGTTTTCTTAGTACAAACCACGTGTCACCTTATTTCTATTTTCTGTCTATTTAAAGTTAAGTTGACCGACGTacaatttttgtttgtttgttttcagTGCAAGCCTCTATCGCTGCCAACACATGGGTGGTTAGCGGTTCTCCACAAACGAAGAGTATGTTATCTTTTTAACGTTACTCTCAACCAATGTATAGTTCTTCTTGAGTTTACCGAAATTAACTATTTCATATTGAAGCACATGTAATACTGGTGAGAAATGAGGGGTTGATTTGGTTTATCTTTCAAGCTTAAATTTCAATGAGTTAAATAGTAAACAAATTAAAATCTAGCTGGAAATGAAGTCGTTTGAGCGTGTTGAAACGTCCAAAGTGACACTTAAATGTTTGGAAACTTGATATGATTTATACAAATAAATTAGATAGTAGATTAATAATATAGTATTGCTTCAGTAATTGATGTTTTTAATTATTTGTAAATATTCTATAAAGGGAAATAATGGACATAAATGTTAGTGGGTCCCAGTGgcaaagcttgagatttccgaccggggggtcgaaaacttatatacccaaaaatttctataagactggggggtcgaaaacgtatatacccaaaaatttctatacgaaaactacatactctccactactgagcgaaaagttcgggggtcggcAGCCCCCTCCCACCCTATAGAAGCTGCGCCAATGATGGGTCCACGTGGATATATCTTTTTATATAACTCCTGGGATGCAGTAATGCAGTGTGTTTAGTTAGCTTTACAAAATTGCTTGCTAAATTGTCATGTATTTTTGCAGATTTACAAGATATTCTTCCTGGAATTTTGAACCAGCTGGGTatgtttaaacttttttttttggcATAATATTGACCTCTTTACTTATGAAGTGATTTGGGATACATACCATCTTTAGCGGGTCAAACGGGTGAAGGATGTAAACATAACCAAAATGGAAACATGTCATATCGGATAAGTGGGTCAAAAGTCGCTAAAAGTATTTTTTAAGGGcaaaaaattaaattaattttttttttgaaaattatatTTTAAGCTTTGTTTCTACTGATTTATGTGTAAATTGCTGATGTTGCACTGCACTGGTTGATGCCATGTATGCCAAAGtgcatttgtattttttttttttttataaatttatctGCAAGTTTCAAAAAATAACATCTTTTAAGTTTAtttaaaaattattattaaatttcAATGACGTGTTATATGTGGCATGTACATATACACTAAAATGGCACACcagcaatatatatatatatatatatatatatattaaactaaCAAAAATGACATTCTGCAGTGTGAACCTGTTATTTGATGCTACAGTTGATAATAAGATAAAATGAACCGATTTGAAGGAGTTTTCCACTTTTTCATGCATACTAAATTTCTTTATTAAAGAAATTATTACTAGTGTAAAAGTATATTTTTCAATCCTATTTgataggggtgtaaacgagtcgAGTCGAGCTAGTTTAATTTATAAAAGCTTGATTCGTGCTTTGTTTCTAAAGCCCGAGCTCGGCTCATATGTAACTTCTCAAACTTGAGTTCGGCTaagtttttattaattaattaatttatttatatcagttataattattattttatatataatttagttatttttcatAATTTTATAGATAGTAATTATAGCAGttaaatttatatttaatatattaaataaaaattatataagtAATGGGCTCGATTATACTCGCCAGTCGGCTCAAGCTTCATAAGCGAAGCTCGGGTTTAATCCAAACACAACCCTCTGATCCGCTCGTTTTGCCACCTCATTTTTGATTGTGAAATATGGGTTAACTTTTACAGGGCCGGATAACTTGGATAACTTAAGAAAGTTAGCAGAGCAGTTCCAGAAGCAGTCCGCAGGTGCAGATGAAGGCGCTACTTCCGCCGCAGCACAAGACGATGACGACGATGTTCCAGAACTTGTTGCCGGTGAAACCTTTGAAGCTGCGGCTGAGGAAGGACAAAAATCTTAAGGTTATTTTAAGCCAACTTTTGGTTGCTCTTTGTATTTGTTTTGATGTTTTACGTAACTTGTAGAGATAATTATGATTTTTATTAGTCTTTTAGTCTAGACCCTATGATTATACATTACCTTGTTCGGCCTTAGGGTTTAGATTTCATGTATGTTTGTTGTTACCTAAAGTTGGCGGTTTTGACCATTTTGTTTACAAATGGGTTGATTCGGGTTATGTTTTATTTCCAACGGTCATTAATAAGTTAAGTACTGCGCATAACTTCTACATGATCCATAAAAGATGAACAAAGGTGGCTAAGTAACCGTCTTGTTATAAATACGTTGTGGTTTTTGTGGTTCTCAGCTGAACGGCCTTTTATATAGATGCGTTTAACTAACGAGATCTTAGATTGTTGTAAATTATTGTTTACGAAGACAAGGACACACATCATATCATCATATTTATTATGTTTTTTGTAAGGTAAATAATTGCTAGATCGTTACAATTCGAACAAGTTAAAAGGATTACTTTTACTGGTTTTGTTTATATTTGGCGTCGCTTTGCCACGATGATTATGTTAACCTAACATGTCTAGAGGTCGCAACTCTAAACCGAGCAACTTTGTACCACATGGCTCACGACAGGAGTGGGCATTCTACATCCTCGAAAAACAGTACACTTGCCATTTATGCCCTCATTTATTATTCCATCTAACGGCGTTGAAGAGTTGTGACAGGGAATTCCCTCGTCATTGGCGAAGCTAATGGCTATTGCCtggttttggtggtggtggcCAGGGGAAGACGTACCTTGCAAgtaggggtagcctccgctacccaCAATCGCCGGAagtataaaaagaaaataaatttaACGTTTTCCGTATTTCGCTACCCTTCAAAAAAATATTGTGCTACCCCTTCTCAATAATAGAGGACATCTAAAGTTTTTTTGATGACTGATATTAGCCGGTTGTTTTTCTCCAGAGAGTAAGTTAAGAACGAGAGAGAAGATAAAAGTTGATGTTCAAATATAATCTACATTTAAATCTAGGTGatcaaaatctttaaaaattgaaaaatatgcTGTAAACCTAATATCTTAGACTTTCATTCATTATTTGCTATTAGTATTTACCCTTTATAAATTAACAAAATTGTGATGCATAGAATAGTTATACTCTTTGCTTAGGGAGGTTTTCAAAAAAGTTTGATATAATTACAATTTTAAtctaaaactattttggttttttacttttaaccccaaAGCTTTCTATCTTTGTCAATTTAACCTcataacttttttactttcaactttggtacCCTATACTCTTCATATTTCGCAAAAATTCCGTTTcacgttttgttctaaattttgcgattTAACACAACGCAACGttcatgtgtggttcaacgtttttacgttttgttttacgcttcgttctaaattttgcgagttaacattacgcaacgtgcatgtgtggttcaacgtttttatggtcgtctattttttcccgtttgatagaTTCATCGTGACGCACAAGTCCTAAatcaacttagttattattttctatgttttatgtttcgaTCTAATTTCTCCGCATTAACACGTCGCAACTAAGTGTTGGTGGTCGTTGGCGGTGTTGTGGCCTTGGTGCTATTTGTCACggttttaacccccccccccccccacacacacgaTTAATACTACTTATTTTTTATTTCATaaatgtttttattaattaattatttttaaactcATTCCTCCATGAACTTATTTGTATTGCGATAATAAGAAAACCAACTTTCGCTGAAAaagttatttattattaattgCATATACTATTtacatgtttaaatgttttagatTCAAAGTTATTACTTTATACATCATTTTTTTAAGTATACATGAGTATCAAATATTATCATCAACTTTTTAAGTTGTAGTATTAACTATTAATTTATATTCCATATTTtaagattaattaactaattataAAATCATCTAGTTCTAAAAGCTCGATAAT
This genomic interval carries:
- the LOC110897387 gene encoding basic transcription factor 3, with product MNVEKLMKMAGAVRTGGKGSVRRKKKAVHKATTTDDKRLQSTLKRIGVNTIPAIEEVNIFKDETVIQFQNPKVQASIAANTWVVSGSPQTKNLQDILPGILNQLGPDNLDNLRKLAEQFQKQSAGADEGATSAAAQDDDDDVPELVAGETFEAAAEEGQKS